The region GATTTCAGGAAAGCGGGCCGCGCCTTCGGGGGAAAGATCAACCTCGGTGAGCTCAATCCTGCTGGTCTGGGCAAGAAACGTGCAGTAGATATCGCCGCCACCGAAAATGATGATCTCCTGCCCGCGTGATGCGTCTTCACCGATCCATTCCGCCGCTGCCTTCAGCGCCGCTTCGGCATCGTGAACGGGGATGACGCCTTCGGGATTAAAGTCAGGCGAGCGTGTCAGGACGATATTGGCCCGCCCCGGCAAGGGACGGCCGATGGACTGGTAGGTTCGCCGCCCCATGATAAGCGGCTTGCCCATGGTCAGCGCCTTGACCCGCGGCAGATCACCCGGCAGATGCCAGAGCAGTTTTTCCCCGTCGCCAATGACGCTATTCCGTGCCATCGCCACCACCGCCACCAAGGGATATTTCGCCCCCATCAGACCGAAACCCTTGCCGGAATATGGGGATGGGGATCGTAATCCTCGATGACGATATGATCGGCGGTGAAATCTTCAAGCCGGGCGGGCGGATCGACAAGTCGAAGCCTCGGCAAGGGCCGCGGCGAACGGGTGAGTTGCTCGCGCGCCACATCAAGGTGATCAAGATAGAGATGCGCATCACCCATGGTGTGAATGAAATCCCCGACGCCAAGGCCGGTCACTTCGGCCACCATATGTGTCAGCAACGCATAGGAGGCGATATTGAACGGCACCCCGAGAAAGACATCGGCGCTGCGCTGATAGAGCTGGCAGGAAAGCCGCCCCTCCGCAACATAGAACTGAAAAAGGGAATGGCAGGGCGGCAGGGCCATCCGGCCAACCTCGGGCGGGTTCCAGGCGGAAACGAGCAGGCGTCTGGAATCAGGGCTTTTCCTGATCATCTCGACAACATCGCCGAGCTGATCAATCTCGCGGCCATCCGGCGCCTCCCAGCGGCGCCACTGCTTGCCGTAAACCGGGCCGAGATCGCCATTCTCATCCGCCCATTCATCCCAGATCGTAACCCCGTTATCGTTAAGATAGCGGATATTCGTATCGCCGCGAATAAACCAGATCAGCTCATGAATGATCGATTTCGTATGCAGTTTCTTAGTGGTGAGAAGCGGAAACCCGTCCCGAAGTGAATAACGCGACTGCCAGCCGAACACCGATATCGTTCCCGTGCCGGTGCGATCTTCTTTTCTGGTGCCGTTTTCCAGTATATGACGAACAAGATCAAGATAGGCGTGCATGACAAAATCCACCTCGCGTTAAAGACCCAGTCTAGCGTGAGCCCCTACCGCCTGACCACCGAAAATTATGCCCAAGGTTAAATCTTCCGATGGTCTTGGAATTCCGTTCAATTGGGAGTATCATGCGGTCGTGCCGGTCGCACCGGCTATGACGATAAACGCATTATGAAATAAGCAGAGCGGACCCGGGGGCAGTGCCCGGCGCCTCCACCATATCAAGGCCGGCCCGAAATGGGTTGCGCCAAATCCCGAGGGGGCGAACCAGGATCGACGCATGTGGTAAAGATAATGTTTTCGTTCGGCATGGCACCACCGATATCGGGCCATTGAGTAGTTGCAAATGACAACACTGCTCCGGTTGCCGTTGCTGCTTAACAGCGGTTGCGATAACCACTTTTAAAGTCCAGTCAAGTTGAGCCTTGCTGGCGGGGTTTTGGGCGCACCTGGCAACAGAAGCGTCCTCTCTTGCCGGTGATGACGTTCTGGCGCAGTTCATGTGAAGATATCGTTTATGTCTGGTTGCATTGGTGATCTTGTGGTGGCAGACTAAAGATACGACACCGGGGGAAACCATGAGCGAAGGCAACAGTTTTACACCACAGATCAATTACGAATTGCTGGTTGAAACGGCCTTGCGGACCGTTGTCAGCTCGTCACTCAAGATCGTCGAGCAGAACGGCCTGCCCGGAAACACCCATTTCTATATCACTTTCCTGACCGAATACCCGGGGGTTGAAATCCCCGACCGGCTGAAAGAAAGCCATCCCGAAAAAATGACGATCATCATCCAGCATCAGTACTGGGATCTCCATATCGGGGAAAAGGATTTTTGCATCACCCTTTCTTTTGGAGGGCAACGCGAGAAACTCACCATCCCCTTCATGTCCATTCTGGATTTCAATGATCCATCCGTCGGCTTCGGGCTGCAGTTCGCCCATGAGGCCGACACCGAAGATGACCAGGAAGATCCGGATGCGCCAGGTGACACGGAAGATACCGCCGCCGACAACAGAGCGGAAAGCCAGGGGGCTGATGTCGTCTCGCTCGATACATTCCGCAAGAAAACCTGAAATTGCCACCCTAGAGATTTTGCAGGATCAAGCATGTCGTTCACCTATTCGCCCATGTTTCCCACCGCAGGCGCCGAAACCGAATGGGAAAAGATCACCGAAGATCATGTCAGGGAAGTCACCCTTGACGGAGAGACATTCCTGCGCGTTGACCCGGCCGGGCTGACGCTGCTGGCCGAGAGGGCCTTCAAGGATATCTCGCATCTTCTGCGGGCAGGCCATCTTGCCCAGCTCCGCGCCATCCTCGATGATCCGGAGGCTACCAGAAACGACCGTTTCGTTGCCCTTGAAATGCTCAAGAATGCGGTGATTGCGGCGGACCAGGTGCTGCCCATGTGCCAGGATACCGGCACCGCCATCATCAGCGGCACAAGAGGCGAGCGTGTCCTGACCGGCGGTGATGATGCCGAGGCGCTTTCACGAGGCGTCTACAACACCTATCTCAACAACAATCTGCGCTATTCCCAACTGGCGCCGCTGACGATGTTCGATGAGGTCAACACCCGCACCAATCTGCCCGCGCAGATTGATCTCTATGCCGGCAAGGGGCAGGAATATCATTTCACCTTCATCCAGAAAGGTGGAGGTTCGGCGAACAAATCCTTCCTTTTTCAGCAGACAAAGGCGCTGCTCAACCCGGACGGGCTGAAGACATTCATTGACGGCGCCATCCGCTCGCTTGGCACCGCCGCCTGCCCGCCCTATCACCTCGCGGTGGTGATAGGCGGCACCTCGGCCGAAACGACGATGAAAACAGTCAAGATGGCATCGGTGCGGGCGCTGGATTCGCTCCCCACCGAAGGCAGCGAGGCCGGACATGCCTTCCGTGATCTCAACTGGGAGGAAGAAATCCTTCAGATGACCCGAAAGATGGGCATAGGTGCCCAGTTCGGCGGCAAATATTTCTGCCATGATGTCCGGGTGATACGGCTCCCACGGCACGGCGCCTCCTGCCCTGTCGGGATCGGGGTAAGCTGTTCGGCAGATCGCCAGGCCATGGCCAGGATCACGAAGGACGGTATCTTCATCGAAAGGCTGGAACGTGACCCTGCCCGCTTCCTGCCGGATATCACCGTTGATGAGAAAGATGATGCGGTTGCGATCAACCTTAATCAGCCGATGAAGGATGTGCTGGCAACGCTTTCAGCCTACCCGGTCAAAACCCGGCTCAGCCTGACAGGCACATTGATCGTGGCCCGGGATATCGCCCATGCCAAACTGCTTGAACGGCTTGAGGAAGATGGCGACCTGCCTCAATATTTCAAGGATCATCCAGTCTATTACGCGGGCCCGGCCAAAACACCGGAAGGCCTGCCCTCGGGAAGTTTCGGGCCGACAACCGCGGGCCGGATGGATGCCTATGTGGATCGATTCCAGGCCGCAGGTGGTTCCATGATCATGCTGGCCAAAGGCAACCGCAGCCGGGCGGTGCGGGACGCCTGTAAAAAACATGGCGGGTTTTATCTCGGCTCCATCGGCGGGGCTGCCGCAAAACTGGCCATGGATGCGATCCGCCATGTCGACGTGCTGGAATATCCGGAACTCGGCATGGAAGCGGTATGGAAAATCGAGGTTGAAAATTTCCCCGCCTTCATCATCACCGACGACAAGGGCAACGATTTCTTCAGCCTGGACTGACCGGGACTTGAGCGATGTTCAGCTGGCGGATTTCAGGCCAGGCGTTTTCACGCCCGCAGGCTTCGGCCCGCCCGTGGCCCAGTCAAGCAGCTGCACCGTATGAAGGATGGGGGCGGTGCTTGCGCTTAATTGATTGATACAGCCGATATTGCCTGCCGCAACGATATCCGCCGCCGCCGCATTGATATTCCTGAGTTTCCTTGCCTTCAGCCTTCCGGCAAGCTCTGGCTGAAGGACGTTATAGGTTCCGGCTGAACCGCAGCAGAGATGGGATTCCGCGACTTCCCGCACCTCAAAACCTGCCCGGCGCAGAAGATCCTTCGGCGGGGTCCTGATCTGCTGGCCATGCTGAAGCGAGCAGGCGGCGTGATAGGCAACGCTGAGCCCTCGGCTTCGCTCCATATCCACCTCACCAAGGCCGATATGATCGAGAAATTCCGTGATGTCCATCGCCATCGCCGAAACCGCCGCGGCATCAGCGGCAAGACCCTCATCACTCGCGAAATGATCACCGTAGTCTTTCACCGTTGTGCCGCAGCCGGAGGTATTGATGATGATCGCATCGAGCCCGCCATCTCGTTTTTCATCGGCAAAGGCGCGGATGGTGGCTGCCATGGATTTTTCCGCTGAAACTTCATCACCGGTATGCTTGGCCACCGCCCCGCAGCAGGATGCCATCCGGCGCACCACCACCTCGACACCACGCCGATTGAGCAGCCGGATGGTCGCGGCATTGATGGACGGGTCGATCGCCCGCTGGGCACATCCGGCAAGAAGCGCGACGCGATGGCTCGGGGTGCCGCTTGCTGCCGGGTAGATCACATCCCGGCTTCCCACTTTATCAAGCCGCGGCATCCTTGCCGGCACCACATCAAGCATGGCCCTCAGTGACGACGGCAGAAAGACGCGGAAAGGCCGGGCAAGCCAGCCCAGCATCAGCATCACGTAAGCCCGGCCCGCATGGGGCAGAACCGAGACAAGCACCCGGCGACGAAGGTTTTCCGCCCATCCAGGGCGGCGCGCCTTGTCCGCATGGCGGCGGCCGATATCCACAAGATGCATGTAATCCACCCCCGAAGGACAGGTCGACATGCAGGAAAGACAGGTCAGGCAACGGTCAAGATGATGACCGGCTGTGTCGGCATTTTCAAGATTGCCTTCGAGCAGATCACGGATAAGCCAGATCCGCCCCCGGGGGCTGTCACGTTCATCCCCGGTTTCAACATAGGTCGGGCAGGTCGCCGTGCAGAAGCCGCAATGAACACATTTCCTGAGGATACTGTCGGCGCGGGCAATGTCAGGTTCTTTCAGCTGGCTTGTGGTGAAATTCGTCTGCATCGCTAGACCCCTTTATACATCCGGCCAGGGTTGAGCAGGCCGAGCGGATCAAAGCCAGCCTTGACACGGCGGGACAGATTATGAAGCGCCGCAGGCTGGGGATGAAAGACCGGCACCTCCCGCCGGACATTCTCCGGAGCTTCATAAAGGGTGGCATGCCCGCCATATTGCTTGAGCATCCCCCTTATAATTTCAGCGCTGGCATCCCGGCCTTCAGGGTGATTAAGCCAGATGAGCCCGCCGCCCCAATCGGCATAGCCGGAACAGTTGGGGCGTGCCATGTATTGATCCAGCAAGACACCTCCGGCGGCGGTCGGACAGGAAATCTTCCAGATCACGCGATTTGACTGGCGGGGAAGAAGGAGCGTTTCCCGTAATTCCATCTGCAAAAGATCTGATTCCTTAGAGGCAAGGCGCAAGGAAGGCTTTACCCGCCTTGATATTCCGATGATCCCATCAGCCCGGTCCCGGATCGATATTTCAAAGCCTTCGATACGGATCACCGCGGCAACACGCTGATCGCTGGCATCACGCAAGTTCCCAACCCGGGAATGAACGAGAAGATCTGCCGGAATAATGGCCGCGGAAGATGGCTCATACGGACTTGCAAACACATCACGGATAAGCTCCTGCGCCATGGCAGCGGTATCGGTGAAATAGATGAGGCTAGCCGCATCTTCAGGTTTCGGCATCGTCTTGATGGTCACGTCATGCATCACCGCAAGCGTTCCGAAAGACCCGGCCATCAGTTTGGAAAGATCATACCCGGTGACGTTCTTCATCACGCGGCTGCCGGACTGGAAGCTCTCGCCGCGGCCGGATACAGCCTGAAACCCGAGCAGGTAGTCCCTTGCGGCACCAGCAACCAGCCGCCGCGGCCCTGAAAGGTTCGTTGCAAGAATACCGCCGATGGTCCCCTTTGCCTGATCAATCGTCTCGGCACCAAGGGGCGGATCGAATGCCAGCATCTGCCCGGCATCGTCCAGGGTTTTCAGAATTTCTGCAAGCGGGGTTGCGGCTTTGGCCATCAACACGAGCTCATCCGGCTCATAGGCCGTGATACCGCTTAAAGCTGATATATCGAGCACACTTTCGGCTTCAACCGGACGGCCGAGACCTGTTCGACTCCCCTGCCCGCGCAATTCAAGCCGTGTCCGGTCCGTGACGGCTGCGGCGAGCGCATCCTTGAGCTCTTCTCTATCGGTGACCGCAAGCGCCGGGGCGGTATGGGTTTCTGTCTCGCGCATCAGAATCTGGGCAGGTCAGGATGGGGCAGCTGGCCCTGATGCACATGCAATCGGCCAAGTTCAGCGCAGCGGTGCAATACCGGGAAGACCTTGCCGGGATTAAGCAGATGATCCGGATCAAAAGCACATTTCAGCCGTTGCTGCTGTTTCAGGTCGTCTTCACTGAACATCTCTCCCATCAGGTCACGTTTTTCAACGCCGACACCATGTTCCCCGGTCAGCACGCCGCCAAGTTCAACACAGGCCTTGAGAATGGCCGCGCCAAATTCCTCTGCCCGCTCCAGATCCCCGGGCGTGTTGGCATCAAAGAGGATCAGCGGATGCAGATTGCCATCACCTGCATGGAAGACATTGGCAACCCTGAGCCCGAATTGCTGGCTCATCCGTGACATGCGGCTGAGCATTTCCGGCAGCTGCCGCCGCGGGATCGTGCCGTCCATGCAGAGATAATCCGGCGAAATACGGCCGATTGCCGGAAAAGCTGTCTTGCGCCCGGCCCAGAACAACTCTCGCTCTTCTTCGGTCTGGCTGACACGGATCATCGTTGCATCCTTGCCCCTGACAATGCCCGCGACACGTTCGGTGAGGATTTCCACTTCGGCTTCGGGACCGTCGAGTTCCACGATCAGCAGTGCATCGGCTTCCCGCGGGTAACCGGCTGAAACGAAATCTTCGGCGGCATTGATGGCGGGGTTGTCCATCATTTCCATCCCCGCCGGGATAATCCCCTCGGCAATGATGGCGCCAACCGCTTCACCGGCAGAAAGGGCGGAGGCAAACCCGATCAGCAGGGCCTTGCGGGTCGCCGGCTTCTGCAATATTCGTACGGTGACTTCGGTCACGATGCCGAGCAGGCCTTCAGATCCGGTCATTACCCCGAGCAGATCATATCCGCCGGCATCGAGATGCTTGCCGCCAAGACGCAGTATCTCCCCATCCATGGTGACAAGTTCAAGCCCGAGCAGGTTGTTCGTGGTCAGCCCGTATTTGAGGCAATGGACGCCGCCGGAATTTTCCGCCACGTTCCCGCCGATCGAGCAGGCGATCTGGCTTGAGGGATCCGGCGCGTAGTAAAACCCCTTGCCCTCAACCGCATGGGTGATGGCAAGATTGGTCACGCCAGGCTGGGTGACCACGGCACGGTTATCGTAATCAATTTCAAGAATCCGGTTCATCCGGCCAAGACCGAGCAGCACGCCGTCTTCGAGCGGCAACGCCCCGCCCGACAGCGAGGTTCCCGCCCCGCGGGGCACGATCTTGATGCCGTTTTCATTGCAATAGCGCAAGGTCGCGGCAACTTCGGCGGTATCGGCCGGCAGCGCCACCACAAGCGGGGTCTGCCGATACCCGTTCAAGCCATCGCTTTCATAAACGCTCATCGACTTCGGGTCGGCGACAACCCCGTTCGGGCCAAGCAGTTTCCTGAGGCCGGAGGCGATTTCCTCGCGCCGCTGGATCATCTCACGATCAGGTTCGGGCATCTGCATGGGGACATCCTTTTATTCGGTTATAACGTCAATACCGCCTGCGAATCAATCCAAGAGCTTCAGGCATGGCGGGGGGTCATGTCGAGGCCCTTTCTCCGGGCAAACAAAAACCCGGCCTGAGCCGGGTTTGCGATTTGATTTCAGCGATGGCGATCAGCCCTGGCGTGCCTTCATGCGCGGGTTCTTCTTGTTGATAACGTAAAGACGGCCGCGACGACGCACAACCTGGCAGTTGCGATCACGTGATTTCAGTGTTTTGAGCGAGCTTGCGACTTTCATATCGAATGCTTTCGTTCAATTGATGTTCAGGTGTGAAGACGTATAGCGGCTGGAACGGGATGGGTCAAGCCCCAAAACCTCTCATCATCCTGACCAGCTGATCCTTCTGTTTCCGCACCTTCCTGATCAGGAAATCGCGCAAGCCACGCCTGTTCCCCTGAGCCCGCAATATCCGTTCGGATTTTTATGCAGATACTGCTGATGATAGTCCTCGGCGAGATAATATGCACCGGCGAGATCAATTTCGGTCGTGATGCTGCCATACCCGGCGCGGTTCAGGGCCTTTTGATACGCCTCACGGCTGGCGCGCACGGCGTTGAGCTGATCGGCATCATCCGCGTAGATGGCGGATCGATACTGGGTGCCGATATCATTTCCCTGACGCATGCCCTGGGTCGGATCATGGCTTTCCCAGAAAATCTGCAGCAGCTCATCAAGGGAAACCGCCTCCGGATCAAACACGACCTCTACCGCTTCGGTATGGCCGGTGCCGCCGCTGCATACTTCCTGATAGGTGGCGTTCGGCGTAAAGCCGCCAGCATACCCTACCGAGGTTGTCCACACGCCTTTTTGAGTCCAGAAGAGACGTTCAGCCCCCCAGAAACAACCCAGGCCAAGCAGAATACGCTGCATCCCTTCGGGAAAGGGCGGGATGATGGGATTGCCCAGCACCGCATGTGGCCCTGGTTCAATAATGGGGGATCCGCGGCCGGGCAAGGCATCTGCCTTTGCGGGAAGTTCGAGTTTCTTCATCAGCATGGAAAACATCAAGACCTTCCTTTCTTTGCTTTTATATATGGGAGGCCGCCGCGTCTTATGCAAGCCTGACGCTACCCGGCAAGCGGCGCCACCTGATCGATAAACCCGTCATAGGAGGAGATCACGGCATCGCCGCCGAGATCATGGACATTCACCGCCGAATATCCCCAATCCACAAGGATGAGGCTTGTGCCGGCGGCGTGCGCTGCCCCGGCATCTGCCTTGCTGTCCCCGACCATGACGGCGCGGCCAGGCACGCCTCCTGCCCGTTCAACCGCGGCAAGGAGCGAGGCCGGATCAGGTTTGCGTGTCGGCGTCGTATCGCCGCCAACCACCGCATCAAACATCGGCAGAAGATCAAAATGCCGGAGCACGGCATGGGCGGTGTCTTCGCTCTTGTTGGTGCAGAGGGCGATGCCGTAGCCTGCATTCTTCAGTGCCGACAGCATGTCCTCCACCCCGGGATAAAGGGTTGTCTTCACCACGGGAGATGCAAGATACATCTTTCGGTAAGACGTGATCGTTGCATCAAGCGTGGCGTCATCGGGGGCAAGATCAAGGGCGGCAAAACCCCGGATGATGAGATCCATCAGCCCGCCACCGATCAGCATCTCGACGTCATCTTCGGAAAGCGATGGCACGCTTTCGCAATGCGCGGCAATCGCGGCGTTCAGATGCCAGGCGATATCAGGCGCGGAGTGGACAAGCGTTCCATCCAGATCGAAAACAACAACCGGCATATCCTGATCAGCCCCGCACCATCAGGGCCGCAACGCCGGGGAGAACCCGGCCTTCCATCCATTCAAGAAAGGCCCCGCCCGCGGTTGAGACATAATGGAAATCCTGCTCCACCCCGGCGGTGTTGAGGGCCGCGACGGTATCGCCGCCACCCGCAACCGATACGAGCCCGGATTCGCTGCTGCGCCGGGCAACATGCCGGGCCAATGCCACGGTGGCCGCATCAAAAGGCGGAAGTTCAAAGGCCCCCATCGGCCCGTTCCAGACAAGGGTATGCGACTGATCAACCGCCGCCATGGCCCGGGCCACGGTCAGAGGGCCGGTATCGAGGATCATTTCATCATCGGCAATCTCGCCTTCGCCGAGCGTCAGGGTGCGTGCCGGTGCCCCTTTCCTGAATTCACGGGCCAGCACGACATCATCGGGGAGGATCAACTGGCAACCCGTTTCTTCTGCCCTCGCCATGATTCTGCCTGCTTCATCCGCCATATCGGCTTCGGCAAGAGAGCCGCCGATCCCGATCCCCTTAGCCAGCAGGAACGTATTGGCCATGCCGCCGCCAACAATCAGGGTTTCCACCTTTTCAACAAGATGGTTCAGCACCGCCAGTTTCGTTGACACTTTGGCGCCGCCAACCACCGCCGCAAGGGGACGTGTTGGTGCCTCAAGCGCCGCCGTCAATGCCGCCAGCTCTTCGGCCATGAGCGGGCCCGGATAGGCGGGAAGAAACTGTGCCAGTGCCGCTATGGACGCATGATCACGATGGCTTGCGGAGAAGGCATCATTGACATAGATATCCGCAAGTTCAGCAAGAGCGCTGGCGAAACTCTCCTCGCCCTGTTCTTCCCCGGGATGAAACCGGAGATTTTCAAGAAGAAGAATATCGCCATCCTGCATCTGCCGGGATTTCTCCCGCACCGCCGAACCGATGCAGTCTTCGGCAAAATCAACCGGCCGGCCCACAGCCTTCGCCAGCGCAGGCGCTATCGGGGCAAGGCTCGCCGACATGTCGCGCCTGCCCTTGGGACGGCCGAAATGCGCCGCCACAATGACCCGGGCACCACGTGCAGCCAGCGCGGCTATCCCCGGGGCAGTGCGGTCGATACGTGTTGTATCGGTAATAACGCCATCGGCCATGGGCACGTTCAGGTCCGTGCGGAAGAAAATCCTCTTGCCGGAAATATCAATATCGTCAAGGGAAGCAAAAAGAGAGGCAGAGGAGGAGGAGGACATTGGCGCTGCTCATGATCGATTACAGTGCTTTCGATCTAGCATGATGCCCCTCAAGAGGCAACCGCACCTTCATCACCCATATTCCCCCGGACCCGTGATCTTCGCCCGAAAATGGATTTGCATCCCCGAGCCTTCCTCTTGTATTGATGGGGCAGGCAACCACGCCCCCATTGATCGAGGCTTTCCGATGTCATTGCCAACACCCAGCCGTTCAGAAGAATTCAGAACAGGCATCATGGAAGAAGCGCCTCTGCTGATCGGCATCTTTCCTTTCGGGATGGTGTTCGGCGTCCTTGGCGTCGGCGCCGGCATGGATCCGCTGGCCGTTTTCTTCATGTCGTCCATCGTCTTCGGCGGGGCAAGCCAGGTCATTTTCGCCCAGATGGTCACGGCCGGGGCCAGCGGGATGGTCATTGCCGGGACGGTCGGAATCGTCAATCTGAGGCATGCGCTCTATTCCGCCTCGATGGTTCAGTATCTTGGCCATCTGGGCCGGGGCTGGCGCATCCTTCTTTCCTATCTTTTGACCGATGAAGCGTTTTTCATCTCCCTCAACCGTCTGGAAACCCGGCCGCATGGCCCTTATCAGCATTATCATCTGCTCGGCACCGGCCTTACCCTTTGGACGTGCTGGCAGGCCGCTACCGCTACCGGTATTCTGATCGGGGCGACCCTGCCGCAATCCCTCGGGCTCGGCTTTGCCATTCCGCTGACCTTCATGGCGCTGCTGGCCCCGATGGTGCGGCAGAAACCTGCTCTCGCCGCTCTCATCACCGCAGGCGGTGTTGCCCTCATGGCACGGAACCTGCCCTGGAATACCGGCGTCATCATTGCCGCCATCGCCGGCATGGTGGCGGGCGCAATGACCGAGGATTTTCTGGCACGAAAGGATGCAAGGTCATGATCTGGGCTGTCATGATTGCGGCGGGGCTGATGACCTTTGCGGCGCGGTATTCCATGATCGGGCTGCTGGGAGACCGGCCGATACCCGAACGCCTGAAACGGCTTCTCGGCTATGTCGGGCCGGCGGTCATGGCCGCGATCATTGCCCCCGAAGTGCTGGTGACCGGCGATATGATCAATGTGATGGACAATCCGCGTATCCCGGCTTTCATCGGTGCGTCCATCGTTGCGTTCTGGACCCGCAGCGTTCCGTTGACCATCCTCACCGGGATGCTGCTGCTCTGGGGAATTGAATTCATCACCGGTTAAGGTTTTCTTCAGCTTTTTCGTGTATCAAGGAAGGATACCAATAAGAGGACGCATGCCGATGCCTGCAAATCCTGGAGGCAAGATCATGCCCGGAGAACCATGACAAAGACACCACCTTCAAAAAACAGTTTCCACCAGTTCGTGGAATACTGGCGCCAGCGGTTTTTTCTGGCCCTGACCCTGAAATTTTTTGCCGGGCTTGTCATCGGCTTTGGTCTCGGCGTCTATTTTCTGCCCATTCTGATCGCCGATGAACCGGCGGATATCGCCATTGTGCAGGCCGCTGCGGACAAGGCCGAACGCCAGGCCGTCTTCCGGCGCGACCTGCCCGGCTCTGATGCTCTCCATTGGGGGGAGGGAACGCTGTATCTTTCATCTGATCGCGTCACCCTTGAAGGGGAAGTTTCCCCCGGCCCGGATTACCGGCTTTACCTGGCCCCTTCCTATGTCGAGGATGAGGAAGGCTTTGCCGCGATCAAGGCACAATCACTCGAGATCGCCCGCATCAAGGGGTTCAGGAATTTCTCCTATGAAATCCCGGCCGGGCTGGATACCGCCGGATATGCCGCTGTCGTGATCTGGTGCGAACGCTTCAGCCAGTTCATCACCGCGGGCAGATTGACCAAAAGGGGATAAAACCGCGCCCATCGGCAAAGAGATTGAACACTCAGGAAGACGGTTCGTGTTCGGCTTTCAGGCGATGGAATTTAACAATCGAGACAGGGATCAGGGCAAGATAGACGAGCGCAAGACCGACCCATACATCCCATGGCCGCGCCACCAGTGCTGCCAGCACCAGCGCAAACAATGCCATCGCCGGCAGGGCGGAGGTTCGCGGCAGGCGGACACCTTTTCCAGCAAAAGTCGGGATCGTGGAAATCGCCCCGGCCCCCACCAGCGCAAGCCATAGTGCCAGATGCTGCCATTCCAGCGCGGCGGGCCAATCAAACCGGAAACTCGCCACCACCGGGGCAAGCGCCAGAAACGCCGCCGCCGGAGACGGGATGCCGGTGAAATAGTTGCTCGCCCAGGCGGGCGTATCGTGCAATTCGGAATTGAACCGAGCCAGCCGCAGGGCGCAGCAGGCCGTGTAGAACATGCAGGCGGCCCAGGCTATCCGCCCGCCTTCTTCCAGTGCCCAGAAATAGAGCAGCAGCGACGGCACCACCCCGAACACCACCATATCCGAGAGGCTGTCCAGCTGGGCGCCGAAATTGCTCGAGGTTTTGAGCATGCGCGCCATCCGCCCGTCCAGCGCATCGAGTATGGCTGCCGCCGCCACCATGATAATGGCCGCTTCCCAGCGATCATGAAGGGCAAATCGGAGCGCCGACATCCCGCAGAGAAGAGCCGAGATCGTCAGGAAATTCGGCAGCATCCAGGCAAGGCTGACATTGGCGATCAGCCGGCCGCGCCTTCTCGGTGGAGAGGAATTATCCTTGCC is a window of Alphaproteobacteria bacterium LSUCC0684 DNA encoding:
- a CDS encoding FAD-linked oxidase C-terminal domain-containing protein yields the protein MQMPEPDREMIQRREEIASGLRKLLGPNGVVADPKSMSVYESDGLNGYRQTPLVVALPADTAEVAATLRYCNENGIKIVPRGAGTSLSGGALPLEDGVLLGLGRMNRILEIDYDNRAVVTQPGVTNLAITHAVEGKGFYYAPDPSSQIACSIGGNVAENSGGVHCLKYGLTTNNLLGLELVTMDGEILRLGGKHLDAGGYDLLGVMTGSEGLLGIVTEVTVRILQKPATRKALLIGFASALSAGEAVGAIIAEGIIPAGMEMMDNPAINAAEDFVSAGYPREADALLIVELDGPEAEVEILTERVAGIVRGKDATMIRVSQTEEERELFWAGRKTAFPAIGRISPDYLCMDGTIPRRQLPEMLSRMSRMSQQFGLRVANVFHAGDGNLHPLILFDANTPGDLERAEEFGAAILKACVELGGVLTGEHGVGVEKRDLMGEMFSEDDLKQQQRLKCAFDPDHLLNPGKVFPVLHRCAELGRLHVHQGQLPHPDLPRF
- the ykgO gene encoding type B 50S ribosomal protein L36; amino-acid sequence: MKVASSLKTLKSRDRNCQVVRRRGRLYVINKKNPRMKARQG
- the msrA gene encoding peptide-methionine (S)-S-oxide reductase MsrA; this encodes MFSMLMKKLELPAKADALPGRGSPIIEPGPHAVLGNPIIPPFPEGMQRILLGLGCFWGAERLFWTQKGVWTTSVGYAGGFTPNATYQEVCSGGTGHTEAVEVVFDPEAVSLDELLQIFWESHDPTQGMRQGNDIGTQYRSAIYADDADQLNAVRASREAYQKALNRAGYGSITTEIDLAGAYYLAEDYHQQYLHKNPNGYCGLRGTGVACAIS
- a CDS encoding HAD-IA family hydrolase, coding for MPVVVFDLDGTLVHSAPDIAWHLNAAIAAHCESVPSLSEDDVEMLIGGGLMDLIIRGFAALDLAPDDATLDATITSYRKMYLASPVVKTTLYPGVEDMLSALKNAGYGIALCTNKSEDTAHAVLRHFDLLPMFDAVVGGDTTPTRKPDPASLLAAVERAGGVPGRAVMVGDSKADAGAAHAAGTSLILVDWGYSAVNVHDLGGDAVISSYDGFIDQVAPLAG
- the pgk gene encoding phosphoglycerate kinase, yielding MSSSSSASLFASLDDIDISGKRIFFRTDLNVPMADGVITDTTRIDRTAPGIAALAARGARVIVAAHFGRPKGRRDMSASLAPIAPALAKAVGRPVDFAEDCIGSAVREKSRQMQDGDILLLENLRFHPGEEQGEESFASALAELADIYVNDAFSASHRDHASIAALAQFLPAYPGPLMAEELAALTAALEAPTRPLAAVVGGAKVSTKLAVLNHLVEKVETLIVGGGMANTFLLAKGIGIGGSLAEADMADEAGRIMARAEETGCQLILPDDVVLAREFRKGAPARTLTLGEGEIADDEMILDTGPLTVARAMAAVDQSHTLVWNGPMGAFELPPFDAATVALARHVARRSSESGLVSVAGGGDTVAALNTAGVEQDFHYVSTAGGAFLEWMEGRVLPGVAALMVRG
- a CDS encoding AzlC family ABC transporter permease, with translation MSLPTPSRSEEFRTGIMEEAPLLIGIFPFGMVFGVLGVGAGMDPLAVFFMSSIVFGGASQVIFAQMVTAGASGMVIAGTVGIVNLRHALYSASMVQYLGHLGRGWRILLSYLLTDEAFFISLNRLETRPHGPYQHYHLLGTGLTLWTCWQAATATGILIGATLPQSLGLGFAIPLTFMALLAPMVRQKPALAALITAGGVALMARNLPWNTGVIIAAIAGMVAGAMTEDFLARKDARS
- a CDS encoding AzlD domain-containing protein, with amino-acid sequence MIWAVMIAAGLMTFAARYSMIGLLGDRPIPERLKRLLGYVGPAVMAAIIAPEVLVTGDMINVMDNPRIPAFIGASIVAFWTRSVPLTILTGMLLLWGIEFITG
- a CDS encoding DM13 domain-containing protein; this encodes MTKTPPSKNSFHQFVEYWRQRFFLALTLKFFAGLVIGFGLGVYFLPILIADEPADIAIVQAAADKAERQAVFRRDLPGSDALHWGEGTLYLSSDRVTLEGEVSPGPDYRLYLAPSYVEDEEGFAAIKAQSLEIARIKGFRNFSYEIPAGLDTAGYAAVVIWCERFSQFITAGRLTKRG